A region of Candidatus Saccharimonadales bacterium DNA encodes the following proteins:
- a CDS encoding ribonuclease HI family protein, whose product MGIEIYTDGGARGNPGSAAAGVVIVTEKTEYQSGYYLGERTNNQAEYLALILALEQLNQLEDAKQINHQDLTTLNVYLDSELVVKQLNHEYKVKDPDLQKLNQQVQALAKAFSMIKFKHIPREENRRADAIVNQVLDLQIGL is encoded by the coding sequence ATGGGGATTGAGATTTATACGGATGGTGGCGCGCGGGGAAATCCCGGTTCGGCCGCGGCCGGAGTGGTGATAGTGACAGAAAAGACCGAGTATCAATCCGGTTACTACCTGGGCGAAAGAACCAACAACCAGGCCGAGTATCTGGCGTTGATCCTGGCCCTCGAGCAACTCAATCAACTTGAAGATGCTAAACAGATCAACCACCAAGACCTGACTACACTCAATGTTTACTTAGACTCCGAGCTCGTCGTCAAACAGCTCAACCACGAATACAAAGTCAAAGATCCTGATCTACAAAAGCTCAATCAACAAGTTCAAGCTTTAGCCAAGGCTTTCTCTATGATAAAATTCAAACACATACCCAGAGAAGAGAACCGGCGGGCCGACGCGATCGTCAACCAGGTTCTCGACCTACAAATAGGGCTATAG